The genomic region TCTGGCGCTTCTACGTGTCCTACCCGTTCCTCCGGGCGAGCAACGCCGCCAGCGCGATGTGCGAGGACTGTCACGCCGACCGCGTCCAGAGCGCCGACTGCGTGGAGGGGAGCGCCAGCGCGATGCAGCCGGGCGGCGGCACGATCAACTGCACCGCGGGGACCGGCAAGGTCTTCAGCCATCCCTCGGGGCCGGGCGTGACCATGAACGCGAGCAGCGTGCGGTACAGCAGCACCGCCGGCCTGCAGGTGCTCGACCCGTCGGGCGCGATCCAGGCCAGCACCACCTCCACCGCGAGCTTCCGGTTCTTCGGCACCTCGAGCAACGAGCTCCGCTGCATGACCTGCCACTACCCGCACAACTCGGACTCGAACGCGCTGACGGAGGACTATCGGTGAGCCGCCTGCTTCCGGGCCGCAAGGACCGCCGCATCGCCGCCCGCCCGGGGTGGCAATTGGCGCGCCTCGCGCTCGCGGCGGCGGTCCTGGTGATCGCGGGCGCCGCGCAGGCGCAGACCTACAGCTGGCAGATCAGCAACGGCACCACCGTCGCGGGCGTGACGACCAACTGGTCGTCGGCCTGCGGCCTGCAGCCGACCGCGACCGCCCTCTACAAGACGACGATGACGACGGCGACCATGGCGTGCGCGTCCGACAACCTCGGCACCACGCAGGCCGGGCCGTTCGACATGCTCCTGCTCGTGAAGAGCACCACGTACGCCGCGGCGACGACCGTGACCGGCGGTACCGGCAGCAAGTGGGGCCTCGCGAAGAGCGGCACCGGGACGGTCACCTACCGTTTCTCGCTCGGCTACGTGCTCGGCGGCGTCTTCACCGCCTTCGGCTACGTGGACCAGGCCGCGACGACCACCCAGACGGCGTACACCCCCAACCTGAGCGCGATCTCCGGGGTCGCGCCCGCCGGGTCGGCGCTGGCGCTCAAGGTGACGGTCCAGACCAACACCGCCGGCAACTCGACGCACGTCTACCTCGGCACCGGGACGAGCTCCGGCGGGACCCTGGTGGTCACCGAGACGGCCCTCCCGACCGTCACCCTCGCCGACGCCACCTCTCCCACGAGCACCACGCTCGCGCCGGGCGGCTCGGCCACCCCGCTCGACGCCTTCACGCTCCAGGCGAGCAGCGGCAGCGTCGCGGTGAGCGCGCTCACGGTCAGTCTCGCGGCGGGCTCCTCGGCGGCTCTCGCCCTGGTCGAGGTGACCGACTCCACCGGTGCGACCACCTACGGCTCGGTCGCGAACCCCTCGACCGACACCTTCAGCATCCCGCTCACCACGAACATCTCGGCGACCACCACGGCGACCCAGTACCGGCTGCGCATCACTCCCAAGGCGCACGCCGCCATGCCGGCGCCTCCGGGCGCGACCTACGCCGTGACGGGCATCGTGACCGGCGGCACGGCCACCGGCGCCACCTTCAGCGGCAGCTCGAGCAGCAGCGCGACCGTCACCATCGACAACCTCTCACCCGGCAACCCCACCGGCGTGGCCGGGACCCCGGGCGGAAACCAGGTGAACCTCTCCTGGACCAACCCCTCCGACAGCGATCTGGCCCAGGTGGTCGTCCTCCGGAGCAGCGCCGGCGCCATCGCCGACACGCCGGCGGAGGGCGCCTCCTACACCGTCGGCCAGACCGTCGGCGCGAGCACGGTGGCCTGCGTGGTCGCGGCGCCCGGGACGAGCTGCTCCGACAACGGGCTGACCAATGGGACGGCCTACTATTACGAGGCCTACGCCCGGGACTCGAGCGGGAACTACTCCGCCGGCGGCGCGGCCGCGGGCCCGTACACGCCGGTGTCGGCCGCGGGCACCCTGACCCTCGCTGCGGGCACCAACCCGGCCGCCGGGAACCTGGTCATCGGCAGCTCGGGCAACCTCGTCGGCAAGGTCAACCTCACCGTGTCGGGCTCTCCGGTGACGCTGACCTCGTTCACGGTCACCAACGCGCCGGTGGGCACGCCTGCCGCGGCGGCCGGGACGGACATCTTCTCCGTCACGCTGATGGACGGCACCGGAGCCGTGGTCGGCACCTCTCGCGGCAGCGGGACGAGCTTCGCCTTTCCGAACCTCTCCTACGCCATCTCCGCTTCCGCCACCTTCAGCGTCCTCGTCAACGTCGCCTCCACGGCAAACGCCAACGACAAGTTCGCCATGAAGGTCCTCGCCTCGGGGGTGACCGTGGACGCGGGCAGGATCGTGACCGGCAGCGCCACGGGAAACGACTTCACGCTCGTGACCACCGGCATGTCGGTCGAGGGCGACGCGACCGCCAACTCGGCCAAGGCGACCGTCTCGATCCTGAACCCGGCCCGCGGCGGCACGGTGAGCGGCGCCTTCCGCACGCAGGTCAGGGTGTACAGCCCGAACGGCCTCTCCAAGGTGACCGCCGTCACCGTGACGGCGGCAGGCTCGACCAGCAGCACGAAGCAGCTCGTGGCCTCCGCCGGCTCGATCGCCTGCCTCAACGCGAACTACGCGAACGACACGCGCTCGGGCGTGTTCGAGAGCAACCCGGGCGGCACCTGTCTCGTCGCCCACTTCTCCCTCTCCGCCGGTGCCTACACGCTCACCGCGTCCGTGACCAACGACGCCGGCACGGTGACGTCGGCGCCGGTCCCGCTCACCGTGGTGGGCACGAGGAAGGGCGACGGCAACCTCCTCGGCCGGGACAACGCCGCGCAGCTGTGCAGCGACTGCCACAACGTCCAGACCCACTCGAGCGAGCAGACCGCGGACGCCATCACCCACACCTCGAAGTACGGCTCCTGGTCCACCACCTGCCGCGACTGCCACGACCCGCACGGCACGCAGAACGTCTACCTGTTCCGGGAGCAGGTCACGCCGCCGCAGGTGAACGGGTCCTGGCCCCCGGCGCCGGTCTACTTCTCGAGCAAGGTGGGCGACTCCGGCGCCCCCGGCGCCACCAGCCGGTCCACCGCCTCCTTCGTGAACTCCGACGGGAGCGGGCCGTGCCAGGCCTGCCACACCCGCACCAACGACGGCAGCGGCGGCGCGCGCTGGCGCCGGAGCGACGCGGGCGGGAACGTGGACGCCCACTTCACCGCGGCGGCCACCACGCAGCCCTGCACCGACTGCCACAACCACACGGTCGGCTTCAAGGCGCGGGAGAGCTCGGGCGGCGAGGACTGCAACACCTGCCACAGCGCGGTCTTCAACTCGATGAAGGCGGGCGGCACCGGGGCCCACCAGCACCTCATGGCCTCCGCGCAGGCGGATCCCTCGAAGACCCAGACCTATCCGAGCTCGGGCTCCACCGTGTACCCGACCACGGTGCCCACCTCGAGCGCCACCGATACGGCCCGGCGCTGCCTCATGTGCCACGTGGATCACAGCATCTTCCGGCCGGACCTCAACGCGACCAACGGCGGGCGGGCGCGCAACCTCCGGGTCGCCATCGGGACGCAGCCGGCCCTCGCGAGCGGGTCCACGTACACCAGCACCGACTTCGACGGGCGCACCAACAGCGGCATCTGCACCTCCTGCCACCAGACGGCGCTCACGAAGGCCGTCACCGAGGGCGCCTCGACCAGGACCCCCGTCGTCGCGCCCGCCACCTACGGCGCATCGATGCACGACTACGCGTCGAACCCGGCCTCCAGCTTCCGGCAGACGGGCGTCGTCAACTACACGGCCAACTGCAGCAAGTGCCACTCCGACACGCTGCGGAAGAACTACCAGGCCACCGCCTACCCGAACAAGTTCAGCACCCACGGCTCGGCGCAGCCCTCGATCCTGGCGCCGATGGGCGCGTGGGCCTACACCTCCGGCGGCAGCCCGCCGACGGCCGCCCTGGACGAGGTGTTCTGCTACCAGTGCCACTCGGTCGCCGCCGACGGGCAGGGCGCGAACAGCAGCACGCTCGATTACTACTCGGCCGCCTCGATGGACACCGCCTCCAAGGCCATCTACCAGGTCATGCAGAAGACCGGCGGCGGCCACCGGGTCTCGAGCTTCACGGGCCAGCACCTCCCCTCGACCGACGACGAGACGCTGAGCTACCTCGCGAGCACGCCGCACGTCGCCTGCGCCGACTGCCACAGCCCCCACGCCGCCGGAAACGTGAACCACACGGCCGGCACCAACGCCATCCCGGCCAAGAGCCCGATCTCCGGGGTGATGGGGGCGACGCCGACCTGGTCGAGCACGTGGTGGGCCGCGGCGAGCGGCTGGACCTACACCACCGCGACCCACGAGTACGAGGTCTGCTTCAAGTGTCACGCGGGCGCGAACAGCGCCATCGGGACCGGCGGCTGGCTCGGCACGGCGGGCGCCTCGAGCCTGGCCGCGAACGCCTTCACGGACGTGGCCCGAGAGTTCAACCCCGCCAACCGGTCTACGCACCCGGTCGCGGCGCCCAACACCGGGCACGCCCTCGTCACCGCGCAGATGGCCGGCGGCTGGACGGCGGTCGGCACCCAGACCATGTACTGCTCCGACTGCCACGGCACCGACTCCTCCGGCGCCCAGGCCATGGGCCCCCACGGCTCGGCGGCGCCCTGGCTGCTGAAGGGTGGCTTCTGGCCGACGACGGACGGCAGCAACACCGTCTCGAAGCTCTACAAGCTCAGCAACTCGGGAGCGGGGAGCGGCCTCTTCTGCCTCGCCTGCCACCCGGCCCCGAACACCACCAACAACGTCCACACCGACTCCGGCCACCACGGGAACACGCCCTGCGTCGGCTGTCACATCGTCATCCCGCACGGCGGAAAGCTGTCGCGCCTCATCGCCTCCGGGACGTCCAACGGGTCCTCGTCGGTGGCGACCAACATGCCGGCCCGCTACTGCTTCGGGAACAACGTCAAGAACTGCAACATCGTCAAGTTCACGAAGACCAGCTACACGAGCTATCAGGACAGGAACTGCTACGCTCCGACGGGCAGCCCGGCCCTGGGCGGGAACCAGTGCAGCTCGAACCACACCAGCACCGGCTACGGCAGCGAGACCTGGTAGCCTGAAGAGCGCGATGCAGCAGACGAGTGGGCGGGGGGGGGGCCCTACCCAGCGACGTCGATGGAATCCGAAGGCGCTCCGCGCCGCCCTGCGGGCACCCCGCCTGGTGGTGCTCGAGGTGCTCGCCTTCGCCGTCGCCTGCGCCGTCTACACGCTCGTGCCGCAGGTCGGCGCCGCCGGGCCGGCCGCCCGCGGGCGCTTCGCCGCGCAGCACCCGCTCGCCGCCCCCTGGCTGCGGGCGCTGCGGCTCGACGCCGTCCTGCACAGCCCGTGGTTCCTGGCCCTCCTCGCGCTCTCCGCGGTGAGCCTCTCGATCGTGGCGCTCGATCAGTGGCGGCGGGCGCTCCGCCTGTACCGGCGAGCGCCCGAGCCGGGGGCGTTCGGGGCCGCCCAGCACCGCCGGGTGGTGCGCCGGGCGCGGCCCGCGGGGGCCGAGGCGCCCCGGTTCACGCGCGAGGGCGCGCTCGGACTCTTCGGCAGCCCCATCTTCCACACGGGGCTCCTGCTCCTGCTGGTGGCCGGCACGGTCCGCGCGCTCGCGGCCGACGACGCCACGGCCTACGTCATCGAGGGCGAGTCGCTCGATCCGACGGCGGAGGCCTGGGGCATGCACTGGGGGAGCGCGCTCGCGCCGCCGCTCCGGTTGCCGGAGCGGGTCCGGCTGGCGGAGCTCCACCCGGAGCTCCACCCCGACGGCGCCCTGCGGGCCCTCTCCGCCGACCTCGCGGTGGGCCAGGACGGCGCGCGCCGCGCCCGGGTGGCCATCAACGCCCCGCTCGCGCTCGGCGGGGCGCGCCTCTACCTCACCGGCACGTACGGGCTCGCGGTGGAGCTCGGCGTGAGCCAGGAAGGCGGGGCTTCCGAGGAGCGCGCCTGGGCGGTGATCGAGCCGACCGGCGGCGAGCTCGCCGGGAGCGGTTCCCTCGCGCTGCCCGGCGGGAGGTCGGTGCTGCTGCGGGCCCGGCGGAGCGCGGGCGGGGCGCTGCCGGGCGAGGTGGAGGTGCGGGTGGTGCGCGGCGGGGCGCTGCTCCTCGCGGGACCGCTCGCGCCCGGGGCCCCGGTGCCGCTGCCGGGCGGGGGGAAGCTCGCGCTCGCCGACGTCCGCTACTGGGCCGAGCTGCGCGGGAGCCGCGATCCCGGGCTGGGCCTCGCCTGGACCGGCTTCCTGCTCGCGGTCGCCGGCGTGAGCCTGCTCTTCCTCGCCACCCCCGTGGAGACGGCGGTCATCCCGCTGAGCGGCGGCGAGGAGGTGCTGGTGGCGCTCAAGGCGGAGCGCTTCGCCCCGCTCTACGCCGAGCGGTTCGAGCGCCTGGTGCGCGACGAGGAGGAGCGAGGATGAGGCGCACGAAGACGTGGCCCGGGGCGCTCGCGGCCTGCGCCGCCGGGCTGCTCGCGGCCGGCTGCCGGCCCGACGACGGGGCGGAGGCGGTCCGG from Anaeromyxobacter paludicola harbors:
- a CDS encoding NapC/NirT family cytochrome c, translated to MSRLLPGRKDRRIAARPGWQLARLALAAAVLVIAGAAQAQTYSWQISNGTTVAGVTTNWSSACGLQPTATALYKTTMTTATMACASDNLGTTQAGPFDMLLLVKSTTYAAATTVTGGTGSKWGLAKSGTGTVTYRFSLGYVLGGVFTAFGYVDQAATTTQTAYTPNLSAISGVAPAGSALALKVTVQTNTAGNSTHVYLGTGTSSGGTLVVTETALPTVTLADATSPTSTTLAPGGSATPLDAFTLQASSGSVAVSALTVSLAAGSSAALALVEVTDSTGATTYGSVANPSTDTFSIPLTTNISATTTATQYRLRITPKAHAAMPAPPGATYAVTGIVTGGTATGATFSGSSSSSATVTIDNLSPGNPTGVAGTPGGNQVNLSWTNPSDSDLAQVVVLRSSAGAIADTPAEGASYTVGQTVGASTVACVVAAPGTSCSDNGLTNGTAYYYEAYARDSSGNYSAGGAAAGPYTPVSAAGTLTLAAGTNPAAGNLVIGSSGNLVGKVNLTVSGSPVTLTSFTVTNAPVGTPAAAAGTDIFSVTLMDGTGAVVGTSRGSGTSFAFPNLSYAISASATFSVLVNVASTANANDKFAMKVLASGVTVDAGRIVTGSATGNDFTLVTTGMSVEGDATANSAKATVSILNPARGGTVSGAFRTQVRVYSPNGLSKVTAVTVTAAGSTSSTKQLVASAGSIACLNANYANDTRSGVFESNPGGTCLVAHFSLSAGAYTLTASVTNDAGTVTSAPVPLTVVGTRKGDGNLLGRDNAAQLCSDCHNVQTHSSEQTADAITHTSKYGSWSTTCRDCHDPHGTQNVYLFREQVTPPQVNGSWPPAPVYFSSKVGDSGAPGATSRSTASFVNSDGSGPCQACHTRTNDGSGGARWRRSDAGGNVDAHFTAAATTQPCTDCHNHTVGFKARESSGGEDCNTCHSAVFNSMKAGGTGAHQHLMASAQADPSKTQTYPSSGSTVYPTTVPTSSATDTARRCLMCHVDHSIFRPDLNATNGGRARNLRVAIGTQPALASGSTYTSTDFDGRTNSGICTSCHQTALTKAVTEGASTRTPVVAPATYGASMHDYASNPASSFRQTGVVNYTANCSKCHSDTLRKNYQATAYPNKFSTHGSAQPSILAPMGAWAYTSGGSPPTAALDEVFCYQCHSVAADGQGANSSTLDYYSAASMDTASKAIYQVMQKTGGGHRVSSFTGQHLPSTDDETLSYLASTPHVACADCHSPHAAGNVNHTAGTNAIPAKSPISGVMGATPTWSSTWWAAASGWTYTTATHEYEVCFKCHAGANSAIGTGGWLGTAGASSLAANAFTDVAREFNPANRSTHPVAAPNTGHALVTAQMAGGWTAVGTQTMYCSDCHGTDSSGAQAMGPHGSAAPWLLKGGFWPTTDGSNTVSKLYKLSNSGAGSGLFCLACHPAPNTTNNVHTDSGHHGNTPCVGCHIVIPHGGKLSRLIASGTSNGSSSVATNMPARYCFGNNVKNCNIVKFTKTSYTSYQDRNCYAPTGSPALGGNQCSSNHTSTGYGSETW
- a CDS encoding cytochrome c biogenesis protein ResB; translation: MVLEVLAFAVACAVYTLVPQVGAAGPAARGRFAAQHPLAAPWLRALRLDAVLHSPWFLALLALSAVSLSIVALDQWRRALRLYRRAPEPGAFGAAQHRRVVRRARPAGAEAPRFTREGALGLFGSPIFHTGLLLLLVAGTVRALAADDATAYVIEGESLDPTAEAWGMHWGSALAPPLRLPERVRLAELHPELHPDGALRALSADLAVGQDGARRARVAINAPLALGGARLYLTGTYGLAVELGVSQEGGASEERAWAVIEPTGGELAGSGSLALPGGRSVLLRARRSAGGALPGEVEVRVVRGGALLLAGPLAPGAPVPLPGGGKLALADVRYWAELRGSRDPGLGLAWTGFLLAVAGVSLLFLATPVETAVIPLSGGEEVLVALKAERFAPLYAERFERLVRDEEERG